CAGAAAATAATATTGCATATGCAATGGAATACTTTGATTATCTGGTAATCGGAATTCCTTTTTTCATTTTTGGTAACGGTCTAAACTCTTTGATTCGGGCAGATGGAAGTCCTCAATTTGCAATGATTTCAATCTTTGCTGGTTGTATCATCAATGTAATTTTGGATCCAATCGCTATTTTTGTGTTAGGAATGGGAATGAAAGGGGCAGCTCTGGCAACCATTGCCGGGCAAATCATTTCGGCTTTAATTGGTGCATCTTATCTGTTTCGGACAAGGTCTTTTAAATTTAAAAAATCAAGCTTTATTCCTGATATAAAAATATTAAAACAAATACTGCCATTAGGACTCAGCAGTTTTCTGACACAGATGTCGATTGTAATTGTAATGGGAGTTATGAATAATATCATTGTCCAGTATGGTGCGCTTTCTCGTTTCGGTGCAGATATTCCTCTGACGGTAATTGGGATTGTCATGAAAGTTTTCCAGATCGTCATTGCTTTTGTCGTCGGGGTCGCAGCTGGATCGCAGCCGATTGTCGGATATAACTACGGAGCTGGAAATAATGAACGGGTGATTAAAATTTATAAAACAATGATGCTGGCTGAAATTGTTATTGGATTAGTAGCAACCATTGCGTTTGAATTGTTCCCACTCCAGATCATCAGCGCCTTTGGGAGTGAAAGCGGACTCTACAATGAATTTGCAGTGATGGCATTCAGAATATATCTGTCCACGATTATTTTATGCTGTATTCAAAAATCAACAAGTATCTTTCTTCAGTCATTGGGAAAACCGATTATGTCAACGGGCCTTTCTCTGCTTCGTGATTTTATTCTAAGTGTTCCGCTGATTATTATTTTACCACGCTTTTTTGGCCTGGAAGGTGTCTTGTATTCTGCTCCAATAGCCGATCTTCTATCAATGGTGGGAGTTACGGTTATGATGATATTTGTCTTTAAAGAACTACGATCTCCGCTGAGTTCTTTACAAACCCAGGAGGGGAGTTATTAAAAAATTCGTATAAAATGCGCAGAGTTTTCCGAAAATAATTTTTCAGGAATGTTATAATGATCAAAATAATGTTTAGGAGCAATCATGGATAAAAAGCTGATATATATTGCTGATGACGATGATAATATCCGGGAGGCTATTAAAATATTTCTTATAAATGACGGTTATGAAGTCGAGGATTTTTCCGGGGGTAAAGAGCTGCTGAAAACTTTCTCAAAATTCCCTGCGATTTAATGATTCTGGATATAATGATGCCGGAGATCGATGGTTTTTCAGTCTGTAAGAAGATACGAGAGATTTCTACTGTGCCGATTATTATGCTTACTGCTATGGATTCGGATTTTGATTATGCCAAAGGATTAAGTTTGGGCAGTGATGATTATTTTACCAAGCCTTTTTCACCGATGGCACTGGTGATGCGGGTCAAAGCAATTTTTAGACGAATTGAATATGAGCAGCAAAAGGGAAGTCAGAAAGAAAGTGTTTTATTGCATTTTGAAGATATTAGTCTCGATCCCCAGGAGAAAATTGTGAAAATCGGTGAACAAGTATTAGATCTGACGCCTAATGAATATCAAGTCCTTCAGTTTATGATAGAAAATCAGGAACGAGCGGTTTCAAGAGATGAATTATTAGAGGCAATCTGGGGGTACGAGACCGATGTAGAAACCAGAGCTACTGATGATACAGTCAGAAGACTACGAAAAAAACTTAAAAGCAGTCGTCTGGGCTTTGAAGCCGTTTGGGGATTTGGTTTTCGCCTGAAGTTGAAGGAGCCGGAATGAATCTGAAAAGAGGAAAATGGCCGATCAGACAGCGGATTTTCAGTCAATTACTGATATTGATGCTTGCAGTCTTTTTAAGCATTTTTTTGGCTTTTAATCTTTTCTTTGAAAACTTTTTACGCTCAAATATCTTCGATGATCTGGATGCAACGGCAAAAAGCATCAGCTCATTAAAATTTTCAGGGTTAGAAAAGCCACCCGAGGAATTAGGAGTGGAGCCAGAGGAGGAGAAGGGACCTGATCTGACGAGCTTTCTCAATCAGTCAATTTACACAGAAGCAAAAATCTTTAATCTGGACAACAGTTATCAAATTACTGATTATAATATCGGTGAAGATTATCCTGAGCTTGAAATGATTGCTACAGCTCTTATGCAAAGGGGAGACTCACTTGCTGATTCTCAGCATATTCATATCAAAACAGAGACTAGGGAATATTATGTTACATCCATTATCGATCCAATTTTAAGTGACACCTATATGGTTATTTACTCTGATGTCACCGATATTAAAAACTTATTACGAACCATCAATATTGTGTTGGGGATGATCGTCAGCATTGCCATGTTGATCTGTCTACTGGTTGCCAACGCCATTGCCAACACGGTGACAAAACCGGTAAAAAAATTGTCCGCTTTTGCTGGAGAGATGGGAAAGGGAATTTTCAACCAACATGATGAGCAATTTCGTGATCACGAATTTAATGAACTGATGGAGGTCATGAACCTGTCTGCCCGGCAGCTTTCTGAAAATGAGAGGGAACAGCGGACATTTTTTCAAAATGTCTCGCATGAACTCAGAACACCGATTATGTCCCTGCGCTGTTACGCTGAAGGGGTGGCTTACGGAGTAATGAAACCAGAAAAGTCTGGCCAGATTATGATTGCTGAAACCGACAGATTGAGCGATCTGGTTGAAGATCTTTTATACTTATCACGTCTTGAAAATTCAGAAAAGCCTGTGAAAATGCAGGAATCTGATTTGCGGGAAACCTTGTCAATCTGTGCTGGAAGCATTCAGGCTCTGGCCGAGAAAAAGGGGCTCAAACTGGATTTTGATTTTGATAATGATCCGGTTTTATATACCTATAATGAAAATCATTTTTATCGGGCAGTTAATAATCTTTTATCCAATGCAGTCCGGTATGCTTGCCAAACGATTGTGATTAGCTGTCATAAGACGGATAATGGAATTGAGATAGCGATAAAAGATGATGGACCAGGAATAGCAGAACATGATCTGTCACACATATTTGAGCGATTCTATAAAGGAAAAGGCGGAAAGACTGGAATTGGTCTGTCTATTGTTAAATCGGTAGTTGAATTATACGGCGGCGAAATAAATGTTTTGGGAAATCCCAAAAACTGTTTTAGAATAGTCTTGCCGCAAAAAACATTAAATAAGATGAACATGCAGAAATAACTGTTACGGAAAAATTTCGTATAAAATACCTTTGAATTTCGGAGAAGAAAAAAATCTTGCTGGCTATAATAGATTTAAAGAGAGTTGGATTATGATGGCGGGCAGGAGCTGCCAATAATTTTAAGGAGAATACGAAATGAAGAAAAGACTTTTGCTATTGCTGATGATTACGGGAATGGCTTTTCTAGTAATAGCTTGTGCATCGGATACTGATTTGCAAGCGTCAGATCAGGAGTACATTGAGACCACTTTAAATCTGGCCAATAACACTGTTCAGGAATGGACTTACTCAGCTGATTCTGATGCCTGGGTATTAACCAGTGTTTCGGCGGTTGCTTATCCTGAGCTGCCTGATCAGCAGGGAGTATCGGTTTGTGTGCCAGGTGCCTATGTAGTTGGGATTGATACCGACAGTGATGGCCAAGCCAATGTGAGTTATGAATCCTATACTGAAACTGTGAATGGTTCATTGATCATTAATTATGACAGCCAGGTAACCAACAGCAATGGGCAGGTTTATACAGCCAAAACAGCGCCAGTTATCTTAAACACCGGAGCAGCGGGGTATGCTTCATCAAATAATTCCAACGCAGCAACAAGCTATGCCAGTGAAGGCTACATCAATGTTTCCTGCGGAAACCGTGGTAAGCAGGATACGGTAACAGATGAAGATGGCAATACGACTTACACTGGAGATGCGCCCTCTTGCCTGGTTGATCAGAAGGCAGCAGCCCGATATGTTAAATATAATATTCTGTTAGGTAATCTGCCGGGGTCGGTTGATTACTTTGTATCAACTGGCGGTTCTGGTGGTGGAGCTCATGCAACCATGTTTGCAGCGACATCCAATAATCCGGATTATTATGATTATGAGATTGAAGCCGGTGCGGTTGGGGTCTATCGCAATGAGGATGGAACATATTCAACAACCGTATCGATCGATGATACTGATTATGAAATTTCTGATGGAGCCTGGGGCTGTGTAGCCTACAGTGCGATCACTTCGCTTTATGAAGGGGATATCGCCATGGCCTTTGAATATTATATGGATTCAACCTATGATTTTAATACATCTTTCCAGGCCCAGATGGCAGAATATTTATCAACAGAGTATATGGATTATATCAATGACCAGAATCTGTCGGTTGATGAAGCAGCCATTGAAAAAGATCTGAATGGAGACGGAGATTTAGAGGATACTCTTGCCTTAACCATTGAGTATGATCCCGAGACTTACCCAGAAACAAACGGCTATTACGGCACTTATTTGGATTTGTATCTGCAGGAGTTTACTGAAAACCTACAGTGGTATCTGGATAATCTGGATTATGCTGAGGGCTGGACCTGGTTTGATGAAAGTGGAACGGCGCTTAGCGATGAAGCGGTAGCGGCCATGACTTCAGCCGATAAAGCTCAGGCCTTTATTGAGGGTCGATATGCCAAGAGTGCAGAAACCGGCGGAATGGGCGGTCCAGGTGGCGATGCTCCTAGTGATATGACAGGAATGCTGGACGATGCAAGTGGTGAAATGGGTGATTTTACTGGAACCATGCCTGATGATACCAGTACTGTAACCGAAACGACAACTGATACCACAAACGGAGCCAATGACAACACCGCTAACCAGATGGAAGTTGGAACACCGGATACCGGAACCACCCAGTCGGCAGATTCACAGACTGATTCAGCTAATTATGGGACCTACGAGGAAATGGTTGTTGCCTATGAAGAGGATATCGCATCCATTGAAGCAGGTGATGAATATGGGAATAATATTATATCCTTGTATAATCCGCTGAACTATATTGGTGTTGATGATACTGAAAATCCAACTTGGACAAGAATAGTCATGGGCGCTTCAGAGGGAGACATGTCAATGCTAAATTCACTTAATCTGCAAATTGCCTGGTTAAATGCTGGTGTTGATTCGGTGATTGAATGGCAATGGGACGGTGGTCATGTGCCTTCGGAAATTTTCGGCAATTCATTATCCCTGTATGTGGATGAAATGTACGGAGAATACGTTGATGGAGCTGTTACAGTGACAAAAGCGGGGGCTACACAACAGACCGAAAATGGAACTGAAATAGAAACTACAGGAACAGATATCAGCAGCTGGGTTAATAGCACAGATTTAAGTAATGTCAGTTTCACACTGGCCGATGCTGTGGCGTATCGAACGGCTGGTGCTAGCAAGGCTATTCCGGGATTTGATGTGATTGATTACGGTCAGGAAGATTATGTCTTTGGCGACAGTGAAGCGGATGCCAGACACTGGGATACTTTTGTATTGGAAGCCTTAAACGAATATGCAGATCAGCTGGAACCGTTGTTTAATGCGGATTAAATAAATATGAGATTTATTGAAACCTCGCAGAATAATCTTTCGGCGAGGTTTCAATATTTAGGGTAAGACCCTTAAAGGTAATTCGAACAAATATGATAATGCTTGTTAAAACAGCATAGATCGGTTATAATTATGATAGCTTACAGACAGCTGTATCTTCTTTGGGTGGATACAGCTTTTTAATTTGAAATTTTTTAAAGAAAGTGAAGAAAAGTGATAAATAATCAATTCAATCAGTATCAGCTCAGTGAGCCGATTCTTAAAGCGATCGAGAAACTGGGCTATAAAGAGCCGACCCCGGTACAGCAGGCGGTAATTCCGGTGGCGCTGGAAAATAAAGATATTTTATGTCAGGCCCAGACCGGCAGCGGTAAAACGGCAGCTTTTGGAATTCCCATTTGCGAGCAACTGGATTGGGAAGAAAATAGCCCTCAGGTGCTGGTGCTGACTCCTACCAGAGAATTGGCTTTACAGGTAAATGAGGATATTTTTAATATTGGCCGCTTTAAGCGGGTGAAAGTTTCTGCTCTTTATGGAAAATCCCCAATTAAACGACAGGAGCGGGAGCTGAAGCAGAAAACCCATGTGGTGGTGGGAACGCCAGGTCGGGTAATGGATCATATCGATCGGGGCAATCTTAAAACAGATCAGATTAAATGGCTGATTCTTGATGAAGCGGATGAGATGCTGAATATGGGATTTATCGATCAGGTTGAGGAAATCATTGAGACTTTACCTAAAGAGCGTGTAACCATGCTATTTTCGGCAACGATGGAAGAAGCAGTAGTCAGACTGTCTAAAAATTATATGAAAGATCCCCAACTGATTGAGATTAAATCCCAAGTCAGCAATCAGCCAGCCATTAAGCAAATGATTTGTTGTGGAAGTGAAAAATTGGAGCTTCTTTCGGATCTTTTAATAATGGAAAATCCTGATTCTGCCATCATCTTTTGCAACACCCGGGAAGTCGTTAATGCTATCTACAATGAACTTGGAAAAAGTAATCAGGCTTTTGGAAAAATTCATGGTGGCATGGAGCAGGATGAGCGGACACAGGTGATGAACAGTTTTAAAAAAGGAGAATTTCGCTATTTGGTTGCGACTGATGTGGCAGCTCGGGGGATTGATGTTCATGAAATTGAGCTGGTGATTAATTACGATGTACCATGGGAAACAGAAACCTATGTTCATCGGATTGGCCGTACCGGCAGGAGGGGAACAAGCGGAAAAGCAATTACCTTAGCTTCGAATAGGGATAGTAGACTAGTCCAAGATATTATTCAATTCACCGGACAGGAAATGATCGAAAAAGTTGCGCCAACAGATGAAGAAGTGGAGGCGCATAAAGCAGACTACCTTGAGAAATTAAACCGTAAACCCGAAGAAAAGCTAGACAAAGCACACGCACTAAGCAAAGAGATTACCAAGCTCCATATTAATGCCGGTAAAAAGACAAAGATGAGGCCAGTAGATATTGTTGGAACCCTTTGTTCACTTGAAGGGATGACCGCTGACGATATTGGGGTGATCACGATTCTTGATGTTTCAACCTTTGTGGAGATTTTAAATAACAAGGGAAACATGGTACTTAAAGCCCTGCAAACGAAAGAAATCAAGGGTCGACTTAGAAAAGTATCGTTAGCAGAAGATAAACCGTTGGTGTCCCGGCGTCGGAAAATAAATAATAATAGAAACAGAAGACGATAATTTTACTTTATATCGGATAGGATTAATAAAATATTGGAAAATTTTAACCGACCGGAGATAGTCAATTTAACTTACAGTTAATTGACTATCTCCGTGTCGGTTAATTAGTTTAAAAAACTGTAAGATTATCAGCAAGAAAAAAACGGCAGGGGAAATTATTCCCCAACCGTTAAATAAGGAGGTCAAACTAAAGTGTTTCACCAAGATCAGGTGTCACAGGATCTTCATCTGCAGATGTATCTGGAGTGTCTTCAACTGGGCTGTCAGCAGTTTCATCTGTAGTTTCATCAGCAGGAGTATCGACAGTTTCATCGGTAGCATCGTCGGCAGGAGTATCGGCAGTTTCATCTACTGGTGTATCAGTATCTTCTTCAGCTGGTTCTTCAATCTCAATGATTTCATTTTCTTCATCATAGCTGGATTCAAGACCTAACAGTTCAGATAACACTTCCATATTAATGTAGGTTCGACCACAGGTGACTTCGATTTGATCAGTGATATCAATGACCTCTCCATCGATAGTGACCTCAACATCGGCAGTGGTAACGGTAATTACAGTCGAATCTTTAGTAATGGTAAGAGTTTTAGTTTCTTCATCAAATAGAACTTCGGCTCCCATTTTTTCAGTAAGGGCCTTTACAGGAACCATCACATCGCCGCCCTTAATATAAATTGGCGCCTGAAATTTAATCAGCTGATTATTGATGGTTAAACTTCCTGCATCTAATGCCTGGGCATCTTCATACATCTGCTCGATTAGGTCAGCAGCTGTATCAAACTGAGCCAATTCTTCGTCGGTATACATAGTTTTAACGACCATATGTCGTTCGTTGATGATCGTTTTGATCTGATCTTTTAAAGCATCCATGGATTTGTTAAGTTCATCAATCTGACTAAGCAGTGCTTCAGCAGCTTCTGTATCACCGGAAGCTAAAAGTGCTTCATATTCCGCTTCTAGAGCTTCCTTTTCTTCAGCGATTGCTGATTTTTCCTGTGTCAGTTCTTTTTTCTGTTCATTTAATTCCTGTTTGAAATCATTTTTGGGTTTGGATGGTTTTTCTTTATCCGGTTTTCCCTCTTGCTCAGAGGCTTCATCAGTTGTATCATCAACAACTGTTTCATCAACTACATCTGTTTCGTCAGTAGTATCTTCAGTTATGTCAACCGCTGGGGCAGAAATGACAGGGGGTTCGACAGTCGTTTTTTTACCGTTGTTACCCTTATCTTTCGGCGCAGCCATAACCGGCATTGAGAATGCCAGCATTAAGACCAATAGGAACGTTAATCTTTTTTTCATAAAAAGACTCCTTTCATTTGCTCTCCATTAAAAAAACTGTATGCCTAAAAAGGCACACAGTTATGACCGTGCCCTCTTCGGCAACCCGGCTGTCTTAGCGAAATGCCTTAGACCCGTGGCTTTGCGTCCCAAATTTTCAAATGGTTTGCCTTTATCGGAGATATATTTAATTCAAGTATAAAACAAAAGTATTAGTCTGACAAGTGGTTTTTGGAAAATCATGATATTTTTACAAAATATTTTAGTGGTCTGATCCATAAGGCTCGTCTGAGGCAGTTATGTTACGGTATCTAAAAAAGTGTAGGTATTCTAGTCCCGAAGTTCAGGATTATTTATTTTGACCTTTCTTCGTCAGATTGTTTTGCCTGCTCAGAGATTTTCTCTATGGTTGACGCAAAATGATGGATTTCTGCCTGGGATAAATCACTAAGCGCTTTTTTTGCCCATTTAATATGAAGTTCATATATTTCCTGATAAAGCGTATGCCCTTTTTCTGTCAGGAAAAGATTCTTGGCTCTTTTATCAGACGCAGATTTTTTAGTTAATAGATAAGCTTTCGTTTCAAGAGCTTTGACACTTCTGGCAACGGCTGCTTTATCAATTGCTAGAAAAGAGGCAAGTGCCTCTTGAGTAATTCCTTCATTTTCACCGATATTGATTAGAAAGATGCTCTCAGAGAAGGAGAGGTGAGTTGCGGTGAGTTCTTTTGACATCGTACTAACAAATGTTCGCGAAAGAATGCCAAGACTTCTGATAATTGTAAGTTCGTCCATATTAGTTTATATGAATTAAAATCATTTTCCTTTCATTAGAATTTATTTGTTGATAAGAAAAAAATCCTCTAGAATCTGCGAATACTGTTCTGCTACCTCCAGATTGGTGACGTGACCAGCATCCACTTTTACATAAGTACAGTTGGGGATTAATGCTACAGCTCGATCTGCCATTTCCTGAGACATGGCCCCGTCCAGGGTACCGTCTTCTTTATAGGAAAAATCAGCCTGAATTAAAAGTACGGGACATTGAATTTCTGATAAAGCAGTGGCATGGTCAAATCCTTCGTTCCAGATTCCATCATAGAAAGCTTGTCCAAAACTTGGATCGTAATAATTAAGACCTCTAAGCATTTCCTGAACGGAGGCAGGAAGAAAGGCAATTTCAACAGGCTCGCCAGGATTGGCATTCTTATAGCTTGAAACGGCATACTGGATTAGCTGCTGGGAAAAAGGTCCAGTATAAGTTTTAAAGAATTCGGTACTGTTGGCAACCCAGTAATCAAGAAAATTGCCCTGATAGCCTTCTTCGATAGCCTTATTGCTGGTTGAAAAAGATTTATAAGCAATGGTTTCTTTGATTTGTGGATATTCTGAAGCAAATAGTGGCGGGTCTTCAAGGACAATGGCTTTTACCAGATCAGGTCTGTTTGCAGCCAGCCAGGTGGTCAAGAGTCCACCGGATGAATTACCACTGATATATGCGGGTTGGCCAATAACTGTTTCGATAAAAGCAGCAAGATCACTGCCAATCTGATTGGCATTCATTTTGTAGCCTTCTGGATAGGTGGTTTTTCCATGACCTGGATAATCGACTGCGTAAACATGAAAATGTTCTGACAATTCAGGTAATACAAGGTTATATGTATACCAATCTAACAGTTGAGCATGCAGGAGTAAGAGTGGTGGACCGTTATTAGGGCCTTCTGCATAATTGAAATTTATCTCGCCAACTTTTGCAGTTTTTTCAGTAATGCCAGCTTCGGAAAGTATTTTATCAGATGGGTTTGTATATTGTTTTAGATAAATGATCATACCAGTTATAACGAGGATTACAGTTAAAATAATGATAGCAATGATAGAAAGTATAATTCCTTTTGGGCTTTTGAAAATGTTGTTCATAAATGCTCCTTCAATAAAATAGTTGACTGAGTCAATTATAATACGCATTTTTATTTTGTCAACTTTCTTTTTAATTTGTTATCGATAAATTTAACAAATAAAAAAGCTTTTATAAGGAGTAAAGCCCTTAAAAAAGCTATTAGATAGTTTAGTAATTGGAAAACTTTTTAAATATTTCTGGTCCTCAAATTAAGAAAGTCTAAAATTATACAACTACCAGTCGATCGTTATAATGATTGTTTTTTAAAATTTCCAGATAATGTCCGGGAGAAGTTTTTGAAAATTCGTTAAAATCCTTATACATATGGGACTGATCAAAGTATCCGGCATTATAAGCAATGTCGATCAGACTGTCTGGGTTTTTAATAGTATTGCTGCGATTCAACTCAGATAATACATTCTGAAAGCGAACAATTTTAGACAATACCTTGGGGGAGATCCCGAAATAATTCATAAACTTGGTGTTGATAGTCCGTTCGCTATAGCCAACATCGCTAGCTAGTTCTTTTACTTTGATTTGACCTTTGCTTTTAAGAATTTGACTTAATAGATGTCCTTTTAGTTCATCTGTTTTTAAACAACTATCATTCTTAACGACAGTTTTGAGATAAAAATTTAGAAATGTTGAAACCTGGACATTAAAATCGGTATTAGTGATAATTGTTTCAAAAACCGAACCGGCATCGAAGATGTCTAGAAGACCGATCTGGTTACCAATCACATCCTTAATATCTAGATTACGGTTTAAGATGCATTGGCCGGGATAAAAACGTACACCGAAATATCGAGTTGGCTGATCAAGTACATTTTGAGGTTTTAAGACAGAGCCGCAAATTTCTGCAATTGGATGATGTTCATCGCAGGTAAACAGAATATCAATGCAGCCATCGGGAACAGCGATTATTTCCTGTTCGGTAGCGGCGTTTTTTGTAAATGAATAAAAATGGGAAATTCCATAATTATTGATGATTGCTTTAAGATATTTTTCAGTCGATAAAACGAAGTATGGTTGTAACATAGAATGCATGTGTAATCACCTCAAATGAATAGTTAATTTTTTTCATCTAGAATAGCAAAAAGAGACCTAACCTTTCGGGGTTTGGCCTCTTTACCTTCTGCAAATATTATATAGTATTTATAAAAAATTGCAAGAAAAGATTGAATCACTTCCGATTTTTACAAGATAATGATAGTGAGAATCCTCTATAATGACAACATCAAATTTGATTATTGTTTGAAACGGCAACGACGCCATTGTCCTTTGAAAGGACAATGGCGTTTTTTTTCGCTAAAAGTGAAACCTCGTTACACTATAACCTCAAGTAATATTCGAAAATAGCTATAAAAAAGGAGAACTAAGATGTTAGGAAAAAAATTAGGTTTATCTAGTGCGATAGCAGCCGGTGTTGGTCTGATTGTTGCAACCAGCTGTCTGGTATCATTATCACAGGGGGTAGGAATTGCTGGCAAGGGATTTATAATAGCCATGGCGATTGCCTGTGCGCTTAATATACTGGTTGCCTTTTCGTTTGCGGAGCTCAATGCTCTAATGCCAATTACCGGTGGACTTGGACAGTATACTTTGGCATCGTTAGGTCCATTTGTTTCGATGATCGCAGTAATAGGCGGTTATCTATTTACCAATATTTTTACAGCCAGCTCTGAAGCGGCAATGATCGGTTTTGTGGTAACTTCAACGGTTCTGCCAAATATGGATCCGATTCTGATTACATTAATTGCCTTAACCGCCTTATTTGTTATCAATTATTTTGGAATGAAATCATACGCAGTTACACAGATTCTGGTTACTGCTTTTATGTTGGGTTCGTTGATTTTACTGGGCGTTATTGGTGCAACACAGATTGGCAGTGGACAAGTGGTGACTCAGGCGGTAACTGACTTTAATCCGATGGGAATGAGCGTGTTGAGTTTAACAGCGTTAGCCTTCTGGCTCTTTATTGGATGTGAATTTGTAACACCTCTTACCAAAGATATAAAAAATCCGGAGAAAAACATTCCTCGAGGTATGATTATTTCTTTACTGCTACTATTAGTTGTGCAGTCGGTGATGGTATTTGCCATTTCAAACTATGTTCCATACGATATTCTTGTAACATCAAATCAGCCACATATGGAGTTTGCTCGTATGATGTTAGGAGATTTTGGAACCAACTGGATGCTAATTATCAGTGTAGGAGCGGTTATCTCGACCTTAAATACTGTCCTTGCCAGTGTTCCACGAATGCTGATGGGACTGGCGGAAAGTGGAATGCTACCAAAAGTTTTTGCTAAAACAAATAAATACAATGTACCTTATATCAGTTTAATTGTTCTTTATGGTCTGATTTCAATAGCGCTTCTATCTGGAATTACGTCTGCTGATGATCTGATTCGTTTCATTCTAACAGGA
This genomic interval from Eubacteriaceae bacterium ES3 contains the following:
- a CDS encoding APC family permease, which codes for MLGKKLGLSSAIAAGVGLIVATSCLVSLSQGVGIAGKGFIIAMAIACALNILVAFSFAELNALMPITGGLGQYTLASLGPFVSMIAVIGGYLFTNIFTASSEAAMIGFVVTSTVLPNMDPILITLIALTALFVINYFGMKSYAVTQILVTAFMLGSLILLGVIGATQIGSGQVVTQAVTDFNPMGMSVLSLTALAFWLFIGCEFVTPLTKDIKNPEKNIPRGMIISLLLLLVVQSVMVFAISNYVPYDILVTSNQPHMEFARMMLGDFGTNWMLIISVGAVISTLNTVLASVPRMLMGLAESGMLPKVFAKTNKYNVPYISLIVLYGLISIALLSGITSADDLIRFILTGCTFWMIAYIIAHINVLVLRKKYPNRPRTFSVKLGGLPQIIGIAGMVYMIANVIDDPEIKASIYMTTAVLMLVLVVYSAVWVKFVMKKRLFETVSIDDVIAMDRVEDERANWGDDSEESEAIANLGVE